The proteins below are encoded in one region of Hordeum vulgare subsp. vulgare chromosome 3H, MorexV3_pseudomolecules_assembly, whole genome shotgun sequence:
- the LOC123443789 gene encoding ATP synthase protein MI25-like, with protein MRLISTDMKDRNMLFAAIPSICASSPKKISIYNEEMIVARCFIGFLIFSRKSLGKTFKETLDGRIESIQEELQQFFNPNEVIPEESNEEQRLLRISLRICSTVVESLPTARCAPKCEKTVQALLCRNLNVKSATLLNATSSRRIRLQDDIVTGFHFSVSERFLSGSTFKASTIDLIREGLIVLRKVRVGGSI; from the coding sequence ATGAGATTGATTTCTACGGATATGAAGGATAGAAATATGCTATTTGCTGCTATTCCATCTATTTGTGCATCAAGTCCGAAGAAGATCTCAATCTATAATGAAGAAATGATAGTAGCTCGTTGTTTTATAGGCTTTCTCATATTCAGTCGGAAGAGTTTAGGTAAGACTTTCAAAGAAACTCTCGACGGGAGAATCGAGTCTATTCAGGAAGAATTGCAGCAATTCTTCAATCCTAACGAAGTAATTCCGGAGGAATCCAATGAAGAACAACGATTACTTAGGATCAGCTTGCGAATTTGCAGCACCGTAGTAGAATCATTACCAACGGCACGCTGTGCGCCTAAGTGCGAAAAGACAGTGCAAGCTTTGTTATGCCGAAACCTAAATGTAAAGTCAGCAACACTTCTAAATGCCACTTCTTCCCGCCGCATCCGTCTTCAGGACGATATAGTCACAGGTTTTCACTTTTCAGTGAGTGAAAGATTTCTATCCGGGTCTACGTTCAAAGCTTCTACCATAGACCTAATTCGAGAAGGCTTGATAGTCCTAAGAAAGGTGAGGGTGGGGGGTTCTAtttag